The genomic stretch ACCATAGTATCCCGGTTGGTTTTCATGAagctttaatttttttttttttaatttcatttccTTCACATATATTGtttctaatgataaataccttaaagaagaaattttaaGCACTAATGTTGTAGTAAACAATGCTCTTATATGCTTTAATGGTATGATTTGCTATTGGTATAACCAGATATGATAATATTCCAGTTCATCAGGACTATTGTCAATCATCGGGAAACCCaattaatcaatttctCATGGTTATTcctactaataataaagtaaaaaCAAGAAATACGTGGTTTATAGTGCTATATTCCATATTCCTACTTGCAtcgattttttttcagtttaGTTCACTTACCTAACTTATTTTCCTATTCTTGTCACAATATGTGTTACCTGAACTTCAGATCTCACTCATCTTTCTTCTCTCAAGACCACTGCCCTTCTTTCTTAGGTGTGACAGTATTAACTCTCCATTTCGTTTGTGTAGTGTCTAAATTAATGGTTATTATAGCCTGACAAGCTACACTGGAACATAGACACGTAGATTTTCCTGTTCAATTCAAATCATTCTAACTAAGCAAGCTTATAAACTTGTTGTCACTCGAATCGCATTTATTGCTATTCCTATTTTTTCGATTTTTATATAGTTGCTCCCCTTGGTTAAGATATCTTCTAGAAGATGAGTTCCccatttgttattttttttttttttttgattttatttttaaatattaatctGCTATAATTAACCTTTATTTTTCCTTATCTTAACATTGCTATTgcaatattataatatcaCAGTATCTTATTGATTTTCCAagttaaaagataaaaggaaaaaaaataaaaataaaaagaataaaaagaCGTTACGAATTAAGAAGTTAGTAATTGAACTACCAACGTGTTATACTTACAAAGTACGTTGGATTAGTTTCAACATCTTTTAATTAtctgtctttttttttttaacctttcctttttatttgaagCCGTGAAGCTAAACTCTTTCCTACAAGATTGATCTATCATAAGGAATAGTGCAATTATTGAGTTCACTTTTAATACTCAGctataataaattcattgaCTCATTCATGTGAATTGGATGACGTAGATATTTCAAGTTGTAGACATATTTATCCGATAATTTCTCAATActatttttgtttcttatttttttttttttaatttgataGCGATCATAATCCTACCAAAGTgaattgtaaaaaaaataaaatcaaatcaataacaacaaatattatacatcatctttaataattatactTATATCATGACAACTATTAAGGAGAACAATAGATTTGCATGTCCACACCCAGATTGTAATAAATCCTTTTCGAGGCAAGAACATTTATCAAGACATAAGTTAAATCATTGGCCCaaaaaaatctataaaTGTACTTATGTCATAtcaagaaagaaaaatgatttagatCCATCAAATACTGAACCTACAAGCggtgatgatgattctTTAAACGTTATGATTTGCAATAAAACATTTGTACGAAAAGATTTACTCGTGAGACATGAACGTCGTCATTTTAGGAGACGTAAATCTtctacaaatacaaattcaTCAACCAATAACACAAATAGTCCCGAAAATACTGgaataaaatcaaattcaaatagtaTTAGTCCAAGTTTAcgtaatacaaatattcaTCATAACAATTATTCCTTTATAAAAGATAATCCGGTTGATCCTCAAGGGCCGATCCTTTCagatttaaatgatatgTTTCTATTAAACACCccttttttcaatttagaTCCTCTTATAACTTTTAGACATCAAAAtacattaaataataaaattaatgcCTCAAATACAGTTCCTGTTTACGATGAGAAttacaataataatcttcCTCCGCCATTATCTAATAGAAACCCATCTCAAACCCAATTAAATGGTCAATCGACTTCCTCTCCAACTCCATTTTCctcaaattcttctaacTTTAGTCAgcattcaaattcaaattctaataataatgccTTAAATTCAAACCCAACTTTGACCTCagaattaattgatgatgaaaattcGATATCTAATCAGATAAATCCAAGCCTCACTAATAGTACAAACATTATCAATCTCGATACTAGTATGGCAgctgataataataatccaaatCAGAATTTActtgatgaaaatgataatccATATCCATTTGCACCTGAACTATCAAACTCTAAAAATGAACTAACAGATCAAATTTTAGAGGGCTCTAATGAGGGCCAGAATAACAATAGTAATGAACCAAAAATAGATCCTATTAAATTAACACCAAATTTTTTCCATGCAGATGGTccttcaaaatattttttatctgatgaaaccaaaaaaaatttagtaACATTAATCCCAGATATTAAATCCATAGCAATATCAGATTTGAGAAAATCGGTCAAATCTTATTGGAGAAACTTTCATCCtcaattttcatttttacaCAAACCTTCTTTTCATATAGATAACGCCCCGCAAATTCTTATTTTAGCAATGATTATGACTGGAGCAAGTTTTCTAGGTCCAGAGTTTAGACATTCTGTTTCAGATACCATATGTGGTCCTCTTCGATGGATTATTTTCACCCACCAAGATTTCCAACCTCCATCTGCCACCTATATCATTCAAAGTTTGTTACTATTAGAAACTTACGAGAAATTTCAAACTAATAGATATTTACATGAGAGATCACATATTCACCACGGTACAACCATTCAACTTTTACGTAGAACTCCGGTGCTCAATGATAATCCTGAAAAATTCATCTATACTCaagatattgataataataacctTCAAGAGATTTTCCATAAATGGATCAATTATGAAATGTTAAAAAGAGTTGCATTGTATGCTTTCTACATCGATACTACACATGCAGTAATTTTTGGTTACTCgaatttatttatcacATATAATCAAATTCACTTAAGCCTACCATGTGCAGATGATATATGGGAGgatgaaaatattacttATGAAACTTTAATTACTCATGatgttttaaatgaaagtagaaatgaaaattgctcatatttatattctcttaagaaattatttgtGGAAGCTATAGCAGTATACAACCATCCTAACCGCCCTATAATGCACAATGATTGGAACATCAAAAGTTTATTTGGTAAAAAATTGCTATTAGCGGgtataatttcaataatgtTTCAATGCCAATTCGATACAGATATGgatttatttacatttgTTACACATTCTTATAAGGATACAGGATATAATAGAAATGCTTATCAAGAGGGCGACTTGGAGAATATGAAGATAAATAGCAATTCTGGTACTTCTGGCATTTCACCATCTCCAAGTTCCTTAGAAAATATGTCAGAAAGTAGCTTCAATGAAGATAGTGCAAGAGCAAATTGGAAAGAAATCATATCATTTGCTATTAATTATTGGTTTTGTAGGATCCAAAGAAGTTGTACTACTCTAGATGATACCATGTTCTTACCATCAAAAGTTCCAAAGGTAAGTGATTTGAGTCTTTTAAAACCTTCAATATATGCAGATGGTGATACAAATGACGGTAGTACAATGGAGCCATCCTatgaatttcaatttcctGATTATGATAATGCAGATGATACTGGTAACGTTAATTTATTAGACATGGATGATAATTCTTGCAAATTATCTGTGTATCATATGTCGCAGATTATTCTAAGGATTTTCcattatgattattatatttatgcCGGTGCACCCTGGAGAATGAGCGTTAAGTTACAAATTAATGAGTATGAAACAATAAGAAGCCGTGTACAATCGTTTGCGTCAAATCCAGATGCTGGTGGCGTTGCAATGATATATGCATTAAATCTTATGTTTGAATTGTTACTTGTACGTGACCCGGTAACCCAAAACTTTAAATTAAGGGAATATGATATAAACGCTGATTGTTGCATACCAAGGCCAAATAGCTTAGGGAATATTACTCTTTTGATTTGGTCATACAATTTTGTTCTTTATGGTCCTGAAGCTCAAATCTGGGATAACTCTGAAGTTACATCAACTGATCCAAATTTGACAACGACGCATTCGACACTGGCTACATTATGCAGTACAAATAATctggaaaaaaaagaagcaTATAAACCAACTGAAAGCgtattagaatatttatcaagATTATATCCATtgttaaaatttgaaacaaCTTCTGATACTGTGAAGTTTCATAGAGATGTTAAATTGAAAGCATTAGCCTTACAAAAAATACCtggtaaaaataatatgtgTGGCTTAATTAAATACATTCGTGACCTGTTTTTGAAATCCTACTGGGAATTAGGCAGGGAATTTGGTAGACTACTGGATAATTGCTTTGAACGAAGTTTAGGTAGGTCTACTATAACTTGTCATACTATGTTCGAAACAGTTTAATTGTATCCGTATTTATTTCATAAACAACctttgcttttttttcattttttatacTTTATGTTTAAACATAAGATAATTACTATCCcgtaatttatttttttccattatttTGGGCATTctacattttattttttattttaagtATTTACATTAATTTGctttttctattttattacatTATAGATTATCTTGAACACCATATGACACGCGATCCTCAGTATCCATACTTTGACCAGCAAATACATGTTTTTCGCTTTAACTTTTACTAATCccctatttttttctcccATTTCTGGTTTTGCTTTTCCTTCtgttttcattttaattaCATACATTTTT from Henningerozyma blattae CBS 6284 chromosome 4, complete genome encodes the following:
- the SDD4 gene encoding Sdd4p (similar to Saccharomyces cerevisiae YPR022C; ancestral locus Anc_8.130); the protein is MTTIKENNRFACPHPDCNKSFSRQEHLSRHKLNHWPKKIYKCTYVISRKKNDLDPSNTEPTSGDDDSLNVMICNKTFVRKDLLVRHERRHFRRRKSSTNTNSSTNNTNSPENTGIKSNSNSISPSLRNTNIHHNNYSFIKDNPVDPQGPILSDLNDMFLLNTPFFNLDPLITFRHQNTLNNKINASNTVPVYDENYNNNLPPPLSNRNPSQTQLNGQSTSSPTPFSSNSSNFSQHSNSNSNNNALNSNPTLTSELIDDENSISNQINPSLTNSTNIINLDTSMAADNNNPNQNLLDENDNPYPFAPELSNSKNELTDQILEGSNEGQNNNSNEPKIDPIKLTPNFFHADGPSKYFLSDETKKNLVTLIPDIKSIAISDLRKSVKSYWRNFHPQFSFLHKPSFHIDNAPQILILAMIMTGASFLGPEFRHSVSDTICGPLRWIIFTHQDFQPPSATYIIQSLLLLETYEKFQTNRYLHERSHIHHGTTIQLLRRTPVLNDNPEKFIYTQDIDNNNLQEIFHKWINYEMLKRVALYAFYIDTTHAVIFGYSNLFITYNQIHLSLPCADDIWEDENITYETLITHDVLNESRNENCSYLYSLKKLFVEAIAVYNHPNRPIMHNDWNIKSLFGKKLLLAGIISIMFQCQFDTDMDLFTFVTHSYKDTGYNRNAYQEGDLENMKINSNSGTSGISPSPSSLENMSESSFNEDSARANWKEIISFAINYWFCRIQRSCTTLDDTMFLPSKVPKVSDLSLLKPSIYADGDTNDGSTMEPSYEFQFPDYDNADDTGNVNLLDMDDNSCKLSVYHMSQIILRIFHYDYYIYAGAPWRMSVKLQINEYETIRSRVQSFASNPDAGGVAMIYALNLMFELLLVRDPVTQNFKLREYDINADCCIPRPNSLGNITLLIWSYNFVLYGPEAQIWDNSEVTSTDPNLTTTHSTLATLCSTNNLEKKEAYKPTESVLEYLSRLYPLLKFETTSDTVKFHRDVKLKALALQKIPGKNNMCGLIKYIRDLFLKSYWELGREFGRLLDNCFERSLGRSTITCHTMFETV